CCTTGTTTCCATTATCAGAAAGATTCTCAATATCGAGCGCAGTCTCGGCGAAATTATGCAAATTCTCAGCCTTTCGCTTCTCGAAGATGTGCCTCTCTCGCAGTTAGTTACAACAAATCTCCCGCAAGATATAAATGTCGAATGTCACAACCAACTGCAATTGTTTGTGTTATAACCGGACAGTACTGACCGATGATAGCAATAATCTTTAAACTGGCCACTTATGACTTTCAACTGTGGTAATTATGCTGGAGCGAATTAAGAGCATCATTATAAAAGAATTCATCCAGGTCCTCCGCGACCCGCGGATGCGATTCACCCTCTTTGTCACCCCCCTGATACAGATAATTGTCTTCGGCTATGCGGCGAACACCGATGTCCGCAATGTGCCCACCGCCATCTACGACAGGGACAATACCTACGAGAGCCGCGACGTGATCAGGGCCTTCACCTACTCCAAGTATTTTCACGCCAAGTACTACATTGCCAATGACGCTGAGCAGAACAGGCTGATCAACAAAACAAAGGTGACCGCGGTGCTCCGCTTCGACCGCGGTTTCGGGAGAGACCTGGAAGGCAACAGGAGCGCAAAACTCCAGCTCATACTCGACGCATCCGACTCGAACACGGCGGGCATCGTCCTCGGATACGCGAACCAGATCGTGGCCCAATACTCCCATAAGGTTTTACAGGACAGGGAATCCATCTTTCTAGAGAGGAAGGTGGTGGTCCCGAGCGTGGAGATGAGGGACCGCTCATGGTTCAACGAAAATCTTGAGTCGAAGAACTACTATATCCCCGGTGTGATATCCCTGCTGATCACGGTGATGACGCTGCTGCTCACCTCGATGGCCATCGTGCGGGAGAAGGAGATCGGCACGATGGAGCAGCTTATCGTGAGCCCGCTCCGGCCGATCGAGCTCATCCTCGGGAAACTCACCCCGTTTG
This window of the Candidatus Auribacterota bacterium genome carries:
- a CDS encoding ABC transporter permease; this encodes MLERIKSIIIKEFIQVLRDPRMRFTLFVTPLIQIIVFGYAANTDVRNVPTAIYDRDNTYESRDVIRAFTYSKYFHAKYYIANDAEQNRLINKTKVTAVLRFDRGFGRDLEGNRSAKLQLILDASDSNTAGIVLGYANQIVAQYSHKVLQDRESIFLERKVVVPSVEMRDRSWFNENLESKNYYIPGVISLLITVMTLLLTSMAIVREKEIGTMEQLIVSPLRPIELILGKLTPFAVIALIQVAFVTVLAEFWFQIPMRGSLLLLLGCTMIYLLTSLGVGLFISTLSATQEEAMMSTFLFFFPANLLSGFMYPIQNMPVPIQYITYLNPLRYYLVILRGIFLKGVGIRILYPQMIALLIIGLAVISFSALRFRRSLG